A window from Actinomycetospora corticicola encodes these proteins:
- a CDS encoding lysine N(6)-hydroxylase/L-ornithine N(5)-oxygenase family protein, protein MSAVPQHPAGREAVLDVVGVGFGPSNLALAIALAEYGDTHPGPPLSGHFLERQERFGWHRGMLLEDATMQVSYLKDLATLRNPRSGFSFVSYLYDRGRLVDFINYGSSYPTREEFHDYLEWAADRVPADVVDYGTEVTALRLVPGPDGPEDLVEVDVEGPQGKRTLTARNVVLGTGLVPHVPEGTPLGDRVWHSKDLLHRLPEIDREPRRLAVVGAGQSAAEVVGHLHRRFPGAEVSAIFARYGFSPADDSSFANRIFDPDAVDDFYDAPAEVKERILGYHGNTNYSVVDGELITALYRQHYKERVAGRERLKFHNASEVAEVRPRGDRTDVVVESLIDGRRTTVEADLVVYCTGYRCADPLAMLGAAADGWPRDDLGRALFHRDYSVVTPPSVTAGFFAPGATEHTHGLTSSLLSNVAVRAGEMVAAMVAARDAGHRVPVTRPAVAAVGR, encoded by the coding sequence ATGTCTGCTGTCCCGCAGCACCCCGCCGGCCGGGAGGCCGTGCTCGACGTCGTCGGGGTCGGGTTCGGGCCCTCCAACCTCGCGCTCGCGATCGCTCTCGCCGAGTACGGCGACACGCACCCGGGGCCGCCGCTCTCCGGCCACTTCCTCGAGCGGCAGGAGCGCTTCGGCTGGCACCGCGGGATGCTGCTCGAGGACGCGACGATGCAGGTCAGCTACCTCAAGGACCTCGCCACGCTGCGCAACCCGCGCAGCGGCTTCTCCTTCGTGTCCTACCTCTACGACCGTGGTCGGCTCGTCGACTTCATCAACTACGGCAGCTCCTACCCCACGCGCGAGGAGTTCCACGACTACCTCGAGTGGGCGGCGGACCGGGTCCCGGCGGACGTCGTGGACTACGGCACCGAGGTCACCGCGCTGCGCCTCGTCCCCGGGCCGGACGGACCCGAGGACCTCGTCGAGGTCGACGTCGAGGGCCCGCAGGGCAAGCGCACCCTCACCGCCCGCAACGTCGTCCTCGGCACCGGACTCGTCCCGCACGTCCCGGAGGGCACGCCCCTCGGCGACCGCGTCTGGCACTCGAAGGACCTGCTGCACCGGCTGCCCGAGATCGACCGCGAGCCCCGGCGGCTCGCGGTCGTCGGTGCCGGGCAGAGCGCGGCGGAGGTCGTGGGCCATCTCCACCGCCGCTTCCCCGGGGCCGAGGTGTCGGCGATCTTCGCCCGCTACGGCTTCAGCCCGGCCGACGACAGCTCCTTCGCCAACCGCATCTTCGACCCGGACGCCGTCGACGACTTCTACGACGCGCCCGCCGAGGTCAAGGAGCGCATCCTCGGCTACCACGGCAACACCAACTACTCGGTGGTCGACGGCGAGCTCATCACCGCGCTCTACCGGCAGCACTACAAGGAGCGCGTCGCGGGCCGCGAGCGGCTGAAGTTCCACAACGCGTCCGAGGTGGCCGAGGTCCGCCCGCGGGGCGACCGCACGGACGTCGTCGTCGAGTCGCTGATCGACGGCCGCCGGACCACCGTCGAGGCCGACCTCGTCGTCTACTGCACGGGATACCGCTGCGCCGACCCGCTCGCGATGCTCGGCGCCGCGGCCGACGGCTGGCCGCGTGACGACCTGGGCCGGGCCCTGTTCCACCGGGACTACAGCGTGGTCACCCCGCCGTCGGTGACCGCGGGGTTCTTCGCCCCGGGGGCCACCGAGCACACCCACGGCCTCACCTCGTCGCTGCTCTCCAACGTCGCGGTGCGCGCCGGGGAGATGGTGGCCGCCATGGTCGCCGCCCGCGACGCGGGCCACCGCGTCCCGGTCACCCGCCCGGCCGTCGCCGCCGTCGGCCGATGA